TATGCAGGCGTCTGTTCCGAACCTGGAAAAGCACTTCACCCCTTTTATCGCGATGAGTGGTGGCGAAAATGAAGAACTAAAACTGTTGCATAAAATATTCTATCAGTTCAAATCGGAGCTTTCTGAACATCTGCAGCAAGGCCTTGAGCAGCTCAGTGACTACCCAAATGAATTGTTGCACGATTTAAAAAACATTATCATCAGGCATATTTCGGGAAATTTTAACCAAAACCTTGCTTACGCGGTTATTTTTTCAATAACTGCCCTCGAAAAGGAGCTGCACATTCATAACCGGTTGCTGGAAAAAGTGTTGCGTCCGAAACTCAAGGAACTGGATTCCGGACATATCGAACACCTGAACCATACCTTTTCCGATGAACATAAATTGCAAGAGGAGAATAAGCAGTTGACCAACCGGGAAATAGAGGTACTGAAGCTTATAGTTCAGGGACGTTTAAACAAAGAGATTGCCGATAAGCTGAACATAAGCCTGAACACAGTCCTTTCGCACCGTAAAAATATTATTGCGAAGACCGGTATTAAAACGGTTTCCGGGCTTACGTTTTACTCTATTTCCAACGGATATGTTTCTCCCGGCGACCATGTTGTTTAGCAAAGGCAAAAAGGAATATGAATAATAAAACAATTGCATTTATAGCCAACTTTACGGGCATCTTTCTTTTCGGAATTTCCATGGTGATTATCGGTTCGATTTTGCCGTTGCTGAAGGCCCGTTTCGGAATGTCTGATATTGCTGCCGGAGGTTTATTCTCCGTTCTTCCCGTTGGTATGCTTGCCGGCTCGGTTTTGTTTGGGCCTGTTGTAGACAAGTTCGGTTACAGGTGGGTGCTTTCCGTTGCTTCGCTGTTTCTATCGCTCGGGTTTTTCGGGATAGTCCACGTGGGTTCCCTTCACTTGTTGAGGGCCGGTATTTTCTTTTTCGGATTGGGCGGTGGAGTCATTAACGGCGGTACCAGCGCATTGGTTTCCGACTTAAGCGAAGGAAAAAATAAAATCATAAACCTGAACTGGCTAGGATTGTTTTACGGTATTGGTGCATTTTCCATGCCAATGATCCTGAG
This portion of the Petrimonas sulfuriphila genome encodes:
- a CDS encoding LuxR family transcriptional regulator yields the protein MADIKKNAVLSELLTEHSELIPVVNRFGIKLGVGEKTIEKICLENDLNIDFILAILNVYLDEEYNPEKDLDAFDVSLIVDYLKRTVENYMQASVPNLEKHFTPFIAMSGGENEELKLLHKIFYQFKSELSEHLQQGLEQLSDYPNELLHDLKNIIIRHISGNFNQNLAYAVIFSITALEKELHIHNRLLEKVLRPKLKELDSGHIEHLNHTFSDEHKLQEENKQLTNREIEVLKLIVQGRLNKEIADKLNISLNTVLSHRKNIIAKTGIKTVSGLTFYSISNGYVSPGDHVV